Genomic window (Cololabis saira isolate AMF1-May2022 chromosome 10, fColSai1.1, whole genome shotgun sequence):
AGACGGGTCTGAACAACACGAGCTGAACACAGAGCTGACAGCCTCCGTTCTCTGCACACCTGATTTGTAGATCAGAGCTCAGACCATTTTCACCTTTGAGGAAGTAAAACTGTCTCAGTCTCAGTTTTCGAGAGGAGAAATGGCGCAGAAAGGAGATCAGGTGGACCAGGAAACCTTATCTTGTTCGATCTGTTTGGAGGTTTTAAAGGATCCGGTGActattccctgtggacacagttaCTGTATGAAATGTATTAACAACTTCTGGGATGGAGAGGAGCAGAAGAAACTCGCCAGCTGTCCTCAGTGTAGACAGACGTTCATACCAAAGCCTGAGCTGGTGAAAAGTACCATGTTAGCAGCTTTAGTGGAGCAGATGAAGAAAACTGGAGtccaagctgctcctgctgatcactgctatgctggacctgaAGATATGGCCTGTGATGTCCGCTCTGGAAGAAAACTGaaagccatcatcatcatcatctgtgTGGTCTGTCTGGCCTATTACTGCCAGAAACACCTTCAACCTCATCATGATGTGGCTCCGTTAAAGAAACACCAGCTGGCGGATCCCtccaagaacctgcaggacaacatcTGCCCCCGTCACGGTGAGGTGATGAACATGTTCTGTCGTACTGATCAGAAGTCTATCTgttatctctgctctgtggatGAACATAAAGGTCACGACATAGTCTCAGTTGTAGCAGAAAGGactgagaggcagagagagatggaggtgagtcgacaacaaatccagcaggagatccaggacagagagaaagatgtgaagctgcttcagcaggaggtggaggccgtcaatcagtctgctgataaaacagtggaggacagtgaggagatcttcactgagctgatctctctcctccaggaaagaagctctgatgtgaagcagcagatcagatcccagcaggaaactgaagtgaggagagtcagagagcttgaggagaagctgcagcaggagatcactgacctgaagaggagagacgctgagatgaagcagctctcaGACACCGAGGACCACAACCAGTTTCTCCAAAACTACCACTCACTGTCACCACTCAGTGAGTCCACACgctcctccagcatcagcatccgtcctctcacACACTCccccagcatcagcatccgtcctctcaTGTACTTTGAGGATGTGACAGCAGccgtgtcagaggtcagaggtcaactacaggacatcctgagagacacGTGGACAAACATCTCACTGACCATCACTGATGTGGATGTTTTACTGCCCAAAGAACCAAAGAGTagagctggattcttgaagtattcatgtgaaatcactctggatccaaacacagtacACACGATACTGTTActgtcagaggagaacagaaaggtgactTTTATGGACGAACATCAGTCTtattctgatcatccagaccaggggtcggcaaccttttTGACATGGAGTGCCAGTGTGAAAATTTCTTGTCAATGAATGTGCCATAATCAACAGTAGGCTAAAACAAAGTTAGATTACGGTATGacgcaaaatacaaaaacatttccaacacaCCTGGAATTATATTTTATACAGGCCACATGCAAGCATATTTTACAGGCATCAGAACAGCTTgtcctaaaaaaagaggaaaattcttGACGCGGACGAGTGAGGGTGCAACGTGCCCGAACCctctaggggggtccgggggcatgcccccccggaaaattttgaaaaatagactcaaaatggtgcattctggtggtctcatagctccataatcacatcttttatcaatgcaagaatacacacaaaaaatctgaatttttgcaaagaatgatgcattttgataacataataacacgtTCATCATCATGGCTAATgcttcatgcatgaataaatcttgaaatcaagataatcatatcttaaacttctacaatggccagaatccccctttcacacctaaattaattgacaaaacgacaaaagacaagcagttccttgtctttcagaactgtggtatggaactccgaacaggtctgctcaaagttcagtgcgaggagctccactgaactatttgttataattttgattatttaattctttattgatttcataaaatattcaaattttttgagattttttatttggggttttcataagctgtgggccataatcattaaaattataacaaataaaggcttgaaatatctcactttgcatgtagtgggaaataatatatttgtttcacctttagttgaatttactgaaactaattaagtttagcaatatattcttattttccgaccttcacttgtatattatgaccaataaataagagcataatatatgtcccgtATCACACCACATCAAGCTCAGGGGATGTTTCAGGTATGAGGAACTGTGCAACAGATGCCTGGCTCCTCTGGGATGTTATTACGTTTATGGAGGTTCCTGCAGTATGCTGCCTGACACACCTCAGAGAGACCTGTTTCctctttaggacgaggtggggtgtctggagcctggagacatcttgacttgactttttttttgtttaaagtcgcGCGTGTCGGTGCAGTTagcagcagtgagaggtaaaggctgatttatggttctgcgtcagaccaacgcagaacctacgccgtacattgcgggtcgccgcgtaccctacggcgtaggctctgcgtcgatttaacgcggaaccataaatgaggcttaactaggcaacggagcgcaaaggggttccgtattggttcaatacggaacgcaacttttaattcccaattacgttacaattccgtatttcaaggggcgggtggcaagcccatactcatctctgcacagcctacctgcaacacagcagtgctgctgcttttttgtcccgctgcaaaaatttattttaaactgagctgccggctcctcttcatttctgctgctgccgcgtcctgtctgtctgtctgtgaaggctgatttatggtactgcgttaaatcgacgtttttttccccacttacaggaccttttctctccctcccgatgttccgggacctataTGATAATAGGatagtatttctttctgccactttattgaggtttttgtgctgaaatgaggaggaatcatagagataacttctcatttcaactaactggatcagccgttcctcatcatgactgtttcctacagcgctttcccccggctttcaatgcgagcggcaggatgaaaatagaagaacatttaaatatcacaatatcaagcttgttttctgtttagaaactaCAAACATAGGAAAATTACAAGTACCGTAAtcccccatcttttacttgtctttttactctttattttaggagtttctttcatgagcgcacgggcgggtagtgcggtgaataaaggctgatttagtgTGCCAATGATTATGCCGCCGCGTGCCAATCATGGCACGCGTGCctgaggttgccgacccctgatccagacagattcacTGATTATTCTCAGGTCCTgagtagagagagtctgactggacgtcattactgggaggtggagaaggAAGAAGGTGCAGTTGAGgtagcagtttcatacaagaatatcagcagatcaggggAGGAAAGTGGATTTGGATTTAATGACAAATCTTGGTCACTACATTGTTCCTCAGACAGATATGGATTTTGGTACAACAAGATCCAAACCTCCATCTCAGGTCCTCAGAGCTCCAGAATAGGAGTTTAcctggatcacagagcaggagttctgtccttctacagcgtctctgaaaccatgaccctcctccacagagtccagacctccttCACTCAGCCGCTCCACGCTGGAGTTCGGGTTTACCGCGGTTCTGGAGACTCAgctgagttctgtaaactcAGATAGACGCGTTTCCTTCTCCGTGTTTATGAGTCAGAGTTGATTGTTGTAATGTTTCTTCACTGTTCAGAGATCCACGTCTCAAACTCTGATTGTAGAGGAACTTTGTTGTTCAGGTATTTGCAGGTTTCACTCTTATTTCTGGTCATTTATTGGATATTTTAGTCTATTTTATTTGATCAACCTAAAACTCTAGATGTGTCTTTATGTTTTAATCACATTGTTCTTCTTCAGCTTCATGAACCTGAACAGAAAAACATGCAGATTTGCAGATCAGATGATGTTGATATCTAAATCTGTTGaggatgtttcatgtttaacaACTTGAATATTTAGTAAGAAATAAAACTGGTGATGTTTCAACAAAGTGTTTTCTTCAGTCTTCATTCCAGGATTTGACTCAGATCTGAGGGAGAAAACATGAATCTAATATTCAGGTCAAACagaggcagttttttttttttaaactccagATAGTTTAGGGTCTGGATTCGTCTTCGTTGTGCTTTCATGAacaaacatcccataataaaggGGGCGGAGCCGAAAGTGACGACTCGCCGGAGGAAGAAAAGTCGGGCAcaaacgttttttcttgttaagtttttattatgcttaaaaaagaaaattaaaagacagaGGAGGTGGtgatcaaagaaaaagaaaaatatatattcatattcaaATCTCTTTAAACATTTCTATTCATATCTGATTAACGATGCAAAGAAAATAATTCCCGTAGTAGTAGTGCTCGAGTAAAGTTCAATATAGACTTTTATTATAACAAAATAGGCAGTTTACGAGGGTTAAATATCTGTCAAGATCTCGTTGTACAACAACCAGGTTGGGACTCCTGGAGGTGGCGGCTCGTCTCCGGGACGCCGGCCCCGCCCTCCACGGGGTTGCCATGGTAGCACGCAGGGGGCGGAGCTCAGACAGCAGGGGGCGGAGCTCCGacagcagggggcggggctaggaCAGCAGGGGGTGGAGCTCCGCACGACTCCGCCGCCGTGAAAGCGGGACGAAAAGCTGCCGATCCGACGGCGGACGAAACGTTTTCTTTCCTCAGAACCTCGAATCTGACGTCTTCACATAAATGAAGGAGTTTCATTCGCGTCTCTGTAGACTTAAAATAGATTTCTGCATTTATTCTCACGTGATGGATTTAATATCTGACGGTCGACAGCTTTCACACCTTCAAGTatgttgaaaatatattttcataatCACTTGTTCACTATTTAAAAAACATGTTCACTGAGTTTTGACCTTCTTTCATTCTAAATATGGACATTTAGAAAAAGAATTATACATATATTTCTACATATTTAAATTTATATGAGAAATCTTCAAAGTTATTTAGAAATTTCTTGATGATTTCTTGATGATAgctgatttatttatctgtaGTTGATTCATTTCCCATTTATAGAGAATTTCTGCCATTAAAATCCAATTTCAGCAGAAATTGTTTCTCTTAGTGTCTTTTTATTCCTAAATAATTCCTGTAATTAAACCACTTTGTTGTGATAGTAAGGATGTGATTCTGAGTTTCTACTAAAATAGCGTCTTTGTGATTTCAAAATACAGATCTTTCTAATACATTTCAAATATTTCACCTTTcaccttttaaacattttcatggGTATAAAATTCATTTCTAAACATTTATAGTTCCCTCTTGGCTGAGGTGTATTGCATGGTTTACAGAAGCAGCTCTCTTAAAAATCATTTCTCTTTTAAAAATACAACGTCAACCGTCATCTGTAGAGGTTCATGATACCAGATGTGGCGGAAACGTCCAGACGTGTTGTTTCTCTTGGTTTCTGGGGCGTTTAGAATCGGGTCTGTGAACGTTTCGAGCCACTTTGACGGACCTTTCCTGGGAGTCCCACCGACGTGAAGAGAATCAAATCAACGCTTGAACGAATCGACCCCCAGAAGCAGATCTGATGGCGACATCTGGAAGCGTGCGGCGCGGGaagttaaaaacacaaaactggatcaaaaagtaaaaaataccaacaaaaaaagaagccgCAACATCAGACGCTGAGGTGAAAGGGCTGATGGGAAATAAACGGGATGACTGACATGCTGTTAAAGCTCAAAGTTTAGCGTTTTTGTGTCTCCGTTTCCTCCAGGCTGACAAACGCTGCCGGAGACTCCGCCCACCTGCTTACGagacaaaaacaaccaaaaatacAAATTTGCTTTGTACGTTTCTTCTCGTCGCCGTCAAGAATTCTCCTCTGAAGTTCCCTCCCTTAAACATTAAGGAGCTGTACCGTGGCGGGTGCTTAATTATACTTTATATTCTATCAAATTTGTCACGATAGCATAAACACACAGAGGACCCAGAGTGGTGGACGGCGTCTCACCTGTGAAATGTTCTGTGAACTCCTGCTCCAGCTTGGCGGCTCTGTCGAAGGTTTTCCTGCCCTGATCGTCCGTCAGGCGCTTGTTCATCTCTCTGCAGGCGCAAATGCAGCTCAAGGTTTGGCAACAGTTGAGCTTCAGGTTTCAAGTTTCAAAGTAGGGAAGGTCCTTCCCCCGACTCACATGATGTTCTCCACAGATTTGGgtttgatgaagatggtgatgggGTGAAGCTGCGCCAGCTGGAGTCTCTTGATGGCTGTAATATATTGTGTTGTTACTGTAACTTTATTCTGAAAGGTAACCGGATGGGGGGCGGAACAAGACCTCCGGTTAGAGTTATTGTATGAGGTTCGGATGCTAAGTAAAGTTCTAGCTGTGGCACGAAAACCTGGTCGTCCTGTCAAGTCATTTTATAAGACTAAACATTACATGGTGTCAGAGTAAATACCTGGAAAGAGAGACAATGGCACACTTCAAACCACCGCCGGGCTTGAGCCTACAGGGGAATCTCGCGGAGAATTGGAGGACGTGGCTGCAGCGCTACGAGCTTTTTGCAGTTGCGAGCGGTGTAAGAGAAAAGTCAGAAGAAGTGCAATGCGCAACTTTCCTGCATGTTGCGGGGGAAGAAGCCATTAAAGTGAGTAACACATTTGTCTTCGACGATGATGAGGAGGACAAAATAGCTGAATTGAAGCAGAAGTTCCGAGACTACTGCGAGCCCAGGAAAAACCTGCCATATATAAGGCACATGTTTTTCACTCGTGTCCAAGGCCCATCAGAGACAATAGACACCTACGTCACGGCCTTAAAGAATAAAGCGAAAGACTGTGAGTTTGGATACCTGTGTGACTCACTAATACGTGACAGGATTGTCTGTGGAATACGTGATGATCAAGTAAGAGCGAGATTGCTCAGAGAAGCAGATCTCACGCTCATTAAAGCCCTCGATGTGTGCCGTGCCAGTGAACTGACGTCCACCCAAATGAAAGTGTTGCATGAAGAAGTTGATGTGCAAAAAATAAGCACAATGAGAGTAAACAAAAAATATGGCAACATGAAAGAAAGCCCCATGAACACcagagaaagaaaaatcaaCTGTGACAGATGTGGCTATAAACATGAGCTACGAAAATGCCCAGCATATGGACAAACATGCAATaaatgtgaaaagaaaaatcattttgCAAAGATGTGTCGTGCAGGCAGCCAGAAAAAGTCACACAAGATGCATGCAGTTGAATGCAGTCGGGAGAGTGCTAACAATGATGAAGACATGTTCATTGGGACTATTGGAATAAAAAATATTGGAGCTGTTGATGAAGCACAGAGTGAAAATGACAGATGGACTGAAGAACTGataataaatgaaaagagaGTAACATTTCGGATTGACACTGGAGCTGACTGTAATGTTATTTCAGATAAAACATTGCAGGCtataaaaaatgacaataaGCTTTGTGCATCTCACTGCAGGTTGGTGGCATACTCAGGTCACAAAATGAAGCCACTGGGCAGAGCATCACTCACCTGCAAGTACAAGGGTCAAAAACACCAGATTGACTTTGAAATAATAGAGAAAGATGCTCCAGCGATACTTGGAAGAGAGACAagtacaaaattaaaaatggtGAAAAGACTTTACAGCATGGAGAAAACAGATGACATACTGAAAGACTATGAGCATCTCTTCACAGGACTTGGATGTCTGCCAGGTGAACACACCATAAAGCTAGACCCGGATGTAAAACCTGTGATACATGCACCTAGGAGGATCCCAGTTGCTCTGAGGGACAGAGTGATTGAGCAGCTTCACAAAATGGAGCAATCAGATGTCATCACGAAGCAGTCTGAGCCAACTCAGTGGGTGAACAGCATGGTGACGGTTGTCACTCCACAAAAGATCAGGATTTGTATGGATCCTAAAGATCTTAACACGGCAATAAGAAGAGAGCATTATCCACTTCTCACTGTGGAAGAAGTGGTATCACGCATGCCTAGTGCAAAATATTTCTCTGTGCTGGATGCAAACCAAGGGTTTTATCAAATAAAGCTGGATGAAGAGAGCTCCAAACTGTGTACTTTCAACACACCGATTGGTCGGTACCGGTTTAAGCGCCTTCCCTTTGGCATCTCATCAGCCAGCGAGGTGTTCCAGAGAGCTGTGGCCCAGATGGTCGAGGGGTTGGACGGTGTAGTCAACATTATTGATGATTTGCTGGTTTGGGGTGACTCCATTGAGCAACACGACCAGTAAGGGTGTAATAACTGCCATGAAGTCTATTTTCTCTAGACATGGGATCCCTGACATTGTTATCTCTGACAATGGACCTCAATATGCAAGCGAGGAATTCAGGAGCTTTGCAGAAAGATGGGAGTTCAGTCATTTTACATCGAGCCCTGGTCATGCACAATCCAATGGTCAGGCAGAAAGAGCAGTGCAAACAGTTAAAAGACTGCTCAAAAAGTCTCAGAAGGATGCTGGTGACCCATACATAGCACTTCTGGAATACAGAAATACGCCGCTGGAGAGCGTGGGACAGTCTCCTGCCCAGATGTTGATGGGGCGTCGGTTAAAGACAAGACTGCCAGCCTCCACCTCTCTTCTCACTCCTGACAGGGCATTCAGTGTGCACAAAGGGCTGAAAGACAGGCAAGCGAACCAAAAGAGATACTTTGATCGTCATGCTAAAAGGCTGCCTGAGCTGCACGCTGGAGAAAATGTAAGGATGCAGGCTGGGGACAAATGGAAGCCAGCAGTGGTTCTGAAAGAGTATGATCAGCCACGTTCATATGTGGTGCGCACGCCCGAAGGCAGAAGCTTCAGGCGTAACAGAAAACATCTCAGACAGATGGCTGAGACAGTGTTTCCACCTGCTGCTGAGAGTAATGTGACTGATGATATGGACTGTGACAACACTCTGCTGGCTGACAGGGTCAGTTCACAGGCTCAGGcttcagaaccaactcagagaGAGGACGCTTGCGGCTCATCTACACTCACACATCCTTACCAGACCAGATCAGGCAGAGTGGTCAAGGCTCCACTGAGATTCAGGGAATGAAAATGTGGAAATGGACACTTTGAGTGTATGActgatttaatgtttattaTGCCTTAGAGCTCACCAGGGGTaagattttgttttgttgtttattccTGTGGACTGGCTTTATTTTCTTGAAGAGGCATATTTATTTCAGTGATAAGTTACtcatttataaaaatgtgtcTGATTTTATGTTCTATACGGTCTTTATAGTTTAGTAAAGAGAAACagtaaaagagaaaagaaaaaagaaaaaaaaaatcttgagaAGGGGGATGTAATATATTGTGTTGTTACTGTAACTTTATTCTGAAAGGTAACCGGATGGGGGGCGGAACAAGACCTCCGGTTAGAGTTATTGTATGAGGTTCGGATGCTAAGTAAAGTTCTAGCTGTGGCACGAAAACCTGGTCGTCCTGTCAAGTCATTTTATAAGACTAAACATTACAATGGCGTTTCCCGACACGTCCAGGATACAGTGTTTACCCTGAAAACGGTGCAGTAACAAAGATCAACCCCTCTGAAGGCTGGCAGCACCAAAGCTGCTCCAAAGCTGCACCAAGATAGCACCAAAGCTGCACCAAAGCAGCACCAAGATAGCACCAAAGCTGCACCAAAGCAGCACCAAGATAGCACCAAAGCTGCACCAAAGCAGCACCAAGATAGCACCAAAGCTGCACCAAAGCAGCACCAAGATAGCACCAAAGCTGCAACAAGGTAGCTCCAAGGTAGCCCCAAGGCTGGACCAAGTTAGCGCCAAGGATGCACCAAGGTAGCTCCAAGGTAGCACCGAGGTAGCACCAAGGTAGCACCGAGGTAgcaccaaggtagcaccaaggtagcaccaaggtAGCACCGAGGTAGCACCGAGGTAGCACCGAGGTAGCACCGAGGTAGCACCAAGGTAGCACCGAGGTAGCATCGAGGTAGCACCAAGGTAGCACAAAAGCTGCACTAAGGTAGCACCGAGGTAGCACTAAGGTagtgttaggatttcatgaaattgtcaAGAGGTCGAATAATCTAACACTGGTGATTTTCTCTATACTGTATATGCAAAGTAATCTCCTATTCAGCAGTTCAGCTATAGGGCAGCTGCTTTCATGTAGGCACGGAGTCAGCCTCAGTAGACGGCTCGACTGCGCGCTTTAGATGCAGATGTCAGATAGTTCAAATAGATACCATTTGTTAAGAAAGGACAATggagagaaacagatgtttagcattggggggtcttATCTGCGATCTGGTTTGCCACCTCAGGTGGGAAACAGTCAAAGAAGATGTAGAGCTGGAAGTGACATGTTCGGGGGTTCTTTCCCGTAGCTGACTCCACCAATGAGATTCAGGTGTAATTTCTGTTACAATAGTCTATTAGAAAACTATGTTAAAAGAATCCATTCATGTTAATTTTTCAATgttcatattattattgttagtatttattcatatgcacTGAGAAATTTATGTTCTATGGTCTATGTATAGGTCTATGTAATTCTTGTAGACATAGACAGGTTGACTTTTGATGTGTCATGCacaatgtacatttttttttttttttttttaagttttaattGGAAAATCCAAGTTGGGCTCGGTCAGTCGTTTGACTGGTTTAGTTCTTAGAAAATCCAAGTTGGGCTTGGTTTATAACGCAGGTTAGAGTCCCTCAGGTGGAATTCCTGTAAacgctgtatttttctgttttagtcatAGAAAATTCAAGTTGGGCTTTGTTATAACACGGGTTAGAGTCCCTCAAGTGGAATTCCTGTAAACgctgtatttttttctgttttagtca
Coding sequences:
- the LOC133452155 gene encoding tripartite motif-containing protein 16-like; the encoded protein is MAQKGDQVDQETLSCSICLEVLKDPVTIPCGHSYCMKCINNFWDGEEQKKLASCPQCRQTFIPKPELVKSTMLAALVEQMKKTGVQAAPADHCYAGPEDMACDVRSGRKLKAIIIIICVVCLAYYCQKHLQPHHDVAPLKKHQLADPSKNLQDNICPRHGEVMNMFCRTDQKSICYLCSVDEHKGHDIVSVVAERTERQREMEVSRQQIQQEIQDREKDVKLLQQEVEAVNQSADKTVEDSEEIFTELISLLQERSSDVKQQIRSQQETEVRRVRELEEKLQQEITDLKRRDAEMKQLSDTEDHNQFLQNYHSLSPLSESTRSSSISIRPLTHSPSISIRPLMYFEDVTAAVSEVRGQLQDILRDTWTNISLTITDVDVLLPKEPKSRAGFLKYSCEITLDPNTVHTILLLSEENRKVTFMDEHQSYSDHPDQGFTDYSQVLSRESLTGRHYWEVEKEEGAVEVAVSYKNISRSGEESGFGFNDKSWSLHCSSDRYGFWYNKIQTSISGPQSSRIGVYLDHRAGVLSFYSVSETMTLLHRVQTSFTQPLHAGVRVYRGSGDSAEFCKLR